The Castanea sativa cultivar Marrone di Chiusa Pesio chromosome 4, ASM4071231v1 sequence GAGGCTAGCAGGATCATTCAATACTACCAATAATGTCTTGAACAGTTATAAAATCAACTGTACAGACCATTGGAGCACATTAAAGCCCCATTACTTATCAAGAGGCGTTACCAGGAAGGACATTAACATCACAATATCAACCACAACAGTTAGAACCTAGACCAAcctatataaagccctcacattGCCAACACAAGGTACAGATACAATTACGAGATATACTAAATCATTCTTACATACtattataaactcccttgtacttactttggcatcggagacgttgtggcaggcactACACTGGTGACTATTTTAGGGAATTATTACTTCCATTGCGACGCAAGCGAACATCTAGCTCTATATGGACGAACTAATTACAGCTTACGAActtttgcttcatcagtttggcgccgtctatgggaacgACATTCTCGTATCTAGATTCGAGTACGTAGTTTCCAATCACCTATTACAttcagatggagtccaaccaagatTCTACAGCCCTAGCTTTGCAAATTCAGGCGCTTGCGGCTACCGTCAAGGAGCTCACAAGACAGAATCAGGAGATAAGGCAAAGACTTCAGCAAGAGGAGGATCGGTCCAGGACCAATCTTGAAGAAGTGGGAGATAGCCACAGAGGAAGCGATCGCTGATGGCCCACCACTCCAGATGAATTAAACTCAGATCTCCTTCGAgaaatgaggaaggagatggatgcACTAAGAAATGCCATCAGTGGGAAAACGGACCAAAGTTTGGACAGAATGGTCAGGACGAGAGATTCACCCTTCACTTCGACAGTCTTGGAGCGCCCCATACCATCGAAGTTCTGATTGCTTCAGCTTGAACCATTTGATGGTTTGAAATATCTTTTGGATCATCTCAACACCTTCAAGATGACTCTAGGCCTCCAATAGCCCCCCACGAGATCCTGTGTCGATCATTCCCCACCACTCTCAAAGGAGCTGCACGGGAGTGGTTCACGAAACTACCAACGTCATCTATTGATAGTTTCAAACAATTGGGCAGCACCTTTTTGCGCCATTTCATCGGTGGACAACGCCCAAGGAGACCAGCAAACCACTTGCTTACCATCAAGCAAGGAGAGAAAGAGACCTTGAGGTTGTACGTGAAGCGCTTCACCCGAGAAACACTGGAAGTGGGGGAAGCTGACGACAAAGTGCAGCTGACAACCTTTAAAGCAGGGTTGAAATCTAGGGAGTTCGTAGTCTCACTTGTGAAGAATACTCCTAAgacgatggcagagatgctCCTTAAAGTGCAGAAATACATGAATGCTAAGGACGCTCTAGCCGCCATTAAAGATGTGGAGAAAAcagaagaaaagggaaagagggAGGATGACCTTAAAGGACGAAAGAGAGAGCATCCAGATCATTGGTCTATTGACAGGAACAAAAGGAGAGACGAGAGAACCCTACGAATGGTAAAATTCACTCCTCTAGTTATGCCTGTTGATAAGATTTTAACGTAGATCAAGGATGAACACTACTTCAAGTGGCCAAGGCCATTACATTCATCCCTCAACATACGTGATAAGAACAAATATTTccgattccacaaggatcacaaccacTACACGGAGGATTGCAGGGACCTAAAAGAACAAATAGAGGAGTTGATACGGAAAGAAAAATTGCAGAAATACGTGAAGAAGGGAGAGCCCAGCAGGTTCAGGGAAGGCAATAAGCGCCAGCACGAATCCTCGTCCAAGAATAGTGTTCACCCGTTCCAGCCACCACAGGatgtgatcggggagataaaGACGATCGCAGGGGGACCACTCGTAAGGGGATCATTCAAATCACTTTAAAAAGCATACCAGAGGTAGGTAAATAGCGTCCACATGATACCCCCGTTCAAGCAGAGACGGACAAACCAAGACATATCTTTCAACGAGGAGGACGCTAGAGGGGTGAAGCAGCCTTACAATGACCCCTTGGTCATCATGCTCATGATTAAAGGGTTCAATACCAAGAGGATCCTCGTAGACAATGGTAGCTCCGCGGATATCATCTACTTACCTGCCTTCCAGCAGCTAAAGCTAGATCCAGGAAGACAACGCCCATTTGACTCCCCCCTCGTCAGGTTCAGTGGAGACAGGGTCTACCCAAAGGGCATAGTGACATTGACAATGACAGTAGGGACCTACCTGAGGCAATTGACCTGTCAGCTGGACTTCTTGGTGGTAGATTGCCCATCATCTTACAATGTGATTATTGGGAGGCCCACGCTTAACTGGTGGAAGTCAGCCACGCCCACCTATTGCCTAAAGGTAAAGTTTCCAACAGAGAATGGTGTTGGTGAAGTAAAGCGAGATCAGATCCTGGCTAGGGAATGCTACCAAGCCGTCCTGGTGCAAATGAGAACCATACATGGATGAtcaaggaggaagaagaagataaagtggAAGCCTCGAAGATAGTCGAAGGAAAAGCAACCAGAACGACAAGAATAGGGACGACGATAAGTCTTGAGATGAGAACAAGGCTCGTTCAATTTCTCAAAGAAAACCTAGAcgtcttcgcatggagtcacgaggacatgccaggcatatccccaaaagttATCCAGCACAAGCTGAACGTAGACCCAAAGAAAAAGCCCATCCAACAAAGACGACAAGTCTTTGTCCCAGACCAAAACCAAGTAATTGCAGATGAGGTTAACAAGCTGCTATCAGCAGGCTTTATCCAGGAGGTTTACTATCCTGATTGGCTCTCCAATGTCGTGCtagtgaagaaagaaaatgggaaaTGGATAATGTAcgtggacttcacggacctaaacaagGCTTGACCGAAAGCCAGCTTCCCACTACCAAGAATATACCAACTGGTGGACTCTACGGCCGGGCATAAGCTGCTGATGTTCGTGGATGCTTTCTCAGGGTACAACTAGATAAAAATGGCTAAAGACAACCAAGAAAAAAATGCTTTCATCATTAGTCAAGGGCTCTATTGCTATAGGTGATGCCCTTCGGGCTGAAGAACACAGGGGCAACCTACTAGAGGTTAGTGAACAAGGTGTTCAGTAAGCAGATTGGTAGGAATATggaggtgtatgtagatgacatgctAGTCAAGAGTAGAGAAGAGCTTGGCCATCTGGACGACTTGAAGGAAACGTTTGCCACCCTTAGAGAATACTAGATGAAGTTAAATCCTAGCAAATGTGTTTTCGATGTAGCCTCGGGGAAGTTCTTAGGATTTATGGTGTCCCAAAGAGGGATTGCGGCCAACCCGGAGAAAGTTCAGGCCATACTTAACATGACATCACCCAAGACCATCAAAGAGGTCCAAAAACTTATAGGAAGAATTTTAGCCTTCAATAAGTTCCTCTCTaaagcaacggacaaatgcctaccctttttcaagacattgaagcaagctttcGCCTGGACTGACGAATGCGAGGCAGCATTTTCAAGAACTCAAACGTTACCTGAGCAATCCACCCCTCTTGAGTCCATCCAAGGACggagaaaatttgtatttatattaGGTAGCATCAGCTGCAACCGTAAGCGCAACCCTAATTCTAGAAGAGGACAAGAAACAACTCCTAGTTTATTACATCAGTCAAGCCCTCCAAGGAGCAGAAGCCAAATATCCCAGGAATGAAAAAATAGTATTCACCCTAATAGTAGCTTCGCGCAAGCTACGTCCGTATTTCGAAGCAAACCCCATCTTGGTGATGACGGACTAACCCATCAAGAAGTCCATGAACAAGCTTGAGGTAGCTGGGAGAATAGTCCAGTGGGCAATTGAGCTCAGTTAGTTCGACTTCGAGTACCACCCCAGAACAGCCATCAAGGCACAAGCTCTGGAGGACTTCATTGCTGAGTTCACCCTCCCAGGAGATGACAACCCCAACAATGAGACAGAACGGTGGACAATCCAGACTGATGGTTCATTAGCTcaaaagaggggaggagtaggAGTCATCATAAACACCCCTGACGGAGAAATGCTCAAATACAGAGTTTAACTGAAGTTTCCAGCTACCAACAATGAGGGCGAGTACGAAGGAATACTGATAGGGCTGAGACTTAGGAAGGCACTCGGGGCTAAGAACCTGCTCATCCAGAGCGACTCGAAGTTAATAATAGGGCAAATCAAAGAAGAATATGAAGCAGATGAGGAAAGAATGTAGAAATACCTCAAGCTGACAAAACATCTGGCCCGAGAGTTGGATAAATTAGAGTTTGCGTAGATCCCAAGAAGCCAGAACATGGCAGCAGACGAGATCGCAAAAATGGCCTCGTTAGAGGAAGGTTCAACGAGTATGGAGTTATACATGGAGATTCAAAAACGTCCCAGCATCGAAGAAGTTCCAGCATTTGAAATCCAAAGCATAAAAAGCTGGATGACGCCGATCGTATCTTTTCTCCAAGACGGGCACCTCCTTCAAGACACCAAGGAggccaagaagatcaagaagaagGTAGCCAGATTTACAATCCTAAATGACACTTTATACAAGAGAGTCTTCTCCGTGCCTTACTTGAAGTGTGTCGACGAAGAAGAAGCCAAATACATCCTGGGAGAAATCCACGAAAGAATTTATGGAGAACATGCTGACCCAAGATCCCTAGTAAGCAAAGTCATTCGAATAGGTTATTTCTGGCCTACTATGCAGGTGGACGCAGTGGAACTCGTCAAGAAGTGTGATAAGTGTCAGAGGTTCGGGAATGTCCAGCGACTTCCAGCAAAGAAACTGACGACGATAGCttccccatggccattcgcacaatggggaatCGATATCGTCGGATCGTTGCCCTTGGGTAAAGGTCAGGTAAGGTTCCTACTAGTTGCcattgattacttcacaaagtTGGTCGAAGTAAAGGCAATAGCGACCATCACAGAAGCACGGATCCACAGCTTCGTGTGGAAGAATATAATTTACAGGTTCAGGATTCCAAGGACGATCATATCAGATAATGGGCGGCAGTTTGACAGCCAAGTCTTCAAGGACTTCTGCTCGGGCCTAGGCATCCACAAGCAAATGGGCAGACGGAGGTGACGAATTGAACACTACTCAAGATAATTAAAGCTAGGTTGGACGACGCAAAGGGTGCCTGGCCAGAAGAATTTCCCAATGCTTGTGGGCGTACAGAATCACGGCAAGAACCCCAACAGGAGAAACTCCCTTCAGGCTTACTTATGGCATTGAGGTGGTAATCCCGGTCGAGGTAGGAGTGGCTAGCACCAGGCGAGAATTATTCCACGAAGAACACAACGACGACCAGCTACGAATCAACTTGGACTGCTTGGACGAAGTAAGAGTCAAAGCTTCTGACAGAATGACAAAGTACCAGTAGGAGATGGCCAAATACTACGACAAGAGGGTAAAACTCAGACGACTTGAGATAGACGACCTCATCCTACGCAAGGTCACTACGGCAACTAGAGATTCTATCCAACAAAAGTTCGGccccacatgggaaggaccctacCAAGTCGTCCACTACTCCAAGTAAGGCAGTTATCACTTGGAAACCCTAGACGGACAGAGGCTCCCacgaccatggaacattgagcacttgaagaagtaccaccaacaaatgtaacaaataaatGTATCCATTCTTGAAATTAATAGAAGTGTTGTCTTCATTTTAACAGGTTTGGGCAATtgtaaatcacaaaaataaaaaatagctaagtaataagatttcgcctagacggatgtacattactgatgaagccaaaaaataatataaaaaatggctaagtaataagattccacctagacggatgtacattattGACAAAgccaaaagataatataaaaaatggccaagtaataagattcccCCTAGACGGaagtacattactgacgaagccaaagaTAATCttaaaaatggctaagtaataagattttgcctagacggatgtacattactgacgaagccaaaagataatctaaaaaatggctaagtaataagatttcgcCTAAATGGATTTACATTACTGATGAAGCCAAAAGATAATCTCAAAAATGGTTAAGTAATAAGATTCAGCCTAGACAGATGCACATTACTGATGAAGCTGAAAGATAATCGCAAAAATGgttaagtaataagattccgcctagacggatgtacattactaacAAAGCCAAAAGATAATCtcaaaaatggctaagtaataagattccaccTAGACGGAtatacattactgacgaaggaaAGAAGTTATCCTTGAAAAAGCATAAGTTGCAACAGAAAGACAACAAACGTGAGGAGCAAAACACGGATGTACACAGTCACGAATGCAAGTAAGTACACTactataaaagcccaaaaacaacgAGCAGTCACCATTGTTTTTACATCTAAAAGCtcataaacactgggctaaaaatattgttttcaaggcaaataaaaataaaattgttctgGAATTTGAGCCCAAGACACAATGggcacctaaaaaaaaaagaaaaaaaaagagaaatttttcaTAAGTATCAGGTTCAAACGTCCGTGACAACATCATCATCGGCATGGGCATCAACGGTTGGGGCGTCAATGGTAGGGGCATTCGCGGGGGTGTCAGTCTCAGTGGTCAAAGATTGAGTAGCCTCGTCAGCAGCCATCTCCTTGTCCACCTCTTCCATATCTAGCTTCTCTAAGTCTACTCCAGAGGGGTGCTTGATAAAGTATCTCTTCAAAAGCTCAAACCCCTTGAAGTACCAACTAAAGAGCACAAAATTGTATTCCTCAATTTGCTAGAAGCCTTCAATGGCCCTAGCAGCAATGACTTTGATTTTCTCCTTGGCAGTCGCAAGTTGCTCGTCCTTCTCCAAAACCAACTGCCGTTCAACCTTGAGGTCGTCACTCAGTTTCTTGGCCTCTTCCTTGGCATGGTTAATATCACCCATCGAAGTTATCAAATCTTTATTCAACTTTGAGTTCTCCGCCTCTAAGGCCTTTATCCGGGAGAGCGCAGACTCGACCTTAGCCCCATGAGCAAGATACTCCAAGGAAAGATGAATGCTCTCtcccaacacctaaaaaaacACCAAGAGAATCGAACCtcaaaacaaagtaaaaaagaaaagaaaagaagaatagaGAAGAGATAAACTTTCATAAGCGCGTTACCTGGACAAGCTTATGAAGGTGACGACCCACTAGCTTATTGGAAGAAGAACCCGAGAATACCTTCAAATCTTCTGCAGTCACGACCCCATGAGCCTTGTCCACCGCCAGCCTCTCATTGTCCCAGATGGTAGACGAGCAAGCATCAACTTTTCCCCTGTTAGAAGTGCGCAGCCTTTTAGAAGCGGGGGTAGGGATCTCTTCAATCGAGGTGGCAAGAGAGGCCGTCCTCGTTGTCTTGGTGCTAGAAACAATTGGAGTGACGGAAGCAGTCGGAGTAACGGAGGAACTCTTCCCTGTGATGCGTACCACATTTTTTCCCAATGTTGGACAAGGGCTCGTCCTTCTTGGACTGGGGCTCGTCCTTCTTGGACCACATCTTCTCATACATATCTTTGTTGAACTTGGTCATCATCTCTGCAAGAAGGAAacacttgttttaaaaaaatcaagtgcCGATAAGGGGGTCAATATTGACGAGTTCAACACAAactcttttttccttcaatgTTGATACTCTACAGGACGTAGGGGGACGGGTCAAGACCAAGATTGTAGAAGGGAAGTGTCCACGGGTCTACCAAATCATCCCAGCTTTCGATCGTCTAGGCatattcaatttctttttcaacaTGATCCTTGTGCCTGCTTTTGAGCTTAGGTCGTCTCTTAATTGCGCAGGACAGTAAGCAAAGGAGTTAGTGATGATAACAGCAgattcaacaaaattaaaaacgaTGGGAAGAAATACTGATGCACCTAAATTCGAGGTCCCCTACCGACGGAGGAACCTCAAGATATCACCCCAATCCCTACTAAAGGGAGTCTCAAAATCGTCCTTGGACATAGAGAAAAATTTGGATTTCCAATACCTGAAGTACGAAGGTAAACCCCTAACAATCCTTGTTGTCCTCTCCCAAGGTACTAACTCATAGTATCCATAGTCTCTAGACTCTTTCAAACGGTACAGATAGACGAGTTCACTCACCTTAATCATATCCCCATTAGTGGCCAATCATATTTTCATACAATTGACCACTATCCTCCATGAATTGGGCATAAGTTATCCAAGAGCAATACCAAAGTAACCTAAAAGCTCCACCATGAACGGATGGACGGGgagcctaagtccacaagtgaaagcagcttcatagaagcacacttcaccaAGAAAAAAATGACAAGCCCTTTCCTCGTCATTGGGCCAACGAACACGAACCCGCTTCGAAAATTGAAACCTATCTCTGAACCTACCCACAGTGTCGATGTACAGCCTACACGCCTCCACGAGGGCGTGAAAAGCCTTAACCTCTCTAAGGGTCAAAACGACAGTATCTTCCTCTGCCGAGTCACCACTAGATGATAACCCAGTCTCGAGTTCACTGGACCTAACCTCAGACATCGATCCCCGCTCCCTCACCAAACACTCAAACCAATCAATTGATTGACGAAGCAAAGGAAACAACTCAACCAAGACAATGCCCAAGCTAttaccctcaaaaaaaaatttctcaaggTTTGGAAAAACACCTAAAGACCCCCCCTATACGTGCGAAAAGGAAGGAAACTGAGGGGCAAGCTATCCTAACCTCAGAATTACTAATCATGGACACCCAAGAAAGACACAGGAGAAGAGGTAAAATGCTAAAATCCCTAAAAAACCAGAAAACGAAAGCcaaaaggaaagaagatcaGATGTTTACTATCACTAGAGAAAGaagacaaagagaaaaagagaaagaaaaacatacctcagaaagaagaagataagaagcCCAACACCAACACGCACCGGCTCGGAATGGAGTGGCAAAGAAAAGCCGAAGAAGAAAACGCTCAGAGAAATGATTGAAAGTTTAGGGAAAACGAAAAGTAAAGTAAGAAgaagagaagtttaaaaacAAAGCCTAGAAAACTAAAAATCAGCTGGAAACCTAAGAGTCATACAGTGGGAACATTAGCCCCACCAACTAGAACACGCTATGTGGCCATGACTAGTATGGCGCCGCCACTACGCATTTAATACGGCACGAAATCCCAAAAGTCGCCtgcagttaaaaaaaaattccatcttCTATGGTCGTCATGACACGTCTTGACAACCACAAAATCCGGGGGTagctgatgggactgacgaaacCAACTACCAACGGGTTCAATAAAGACAGACGAGATCGTTCTCTTGGATGAGCCTAAGCAAGTACCCACGTCATAGACGAGGCTAGCAGGATCATTCAATACCACCAATAATGTCCCGGACAGTTACAAAATCAGCTGTACAGACCGTTGGAGCACATTAAAGTCCCATTACTTAGCAAGAGGCGTTACCAGGAAGGGCATTAACATCACAATATCAACCACAACGGCTAGAACCCGGACCAAcctatataaagccctcacattGCCAACACAAGGTACGAATACAATTACGAGATATACTAAATCATTCTTACATACTATTATAAACTCCTTTGTACTTACTTTGGCATCAGAGACGTTGTGGCAGACATCACACTGGTGACCATTTTAGGGAATTACTACTTCCATTGCAACGCAATCGAACATCTGACTCCATCTGGACGAACTCATTACAGCTGACGAACTTCTGCTTCATCATTCATGGAATTAAGTTCATTAACcccataaaattataaaattatattgtcATATTCAAAGCAAGATTATTAGTTAAAAAGTTCACATCGGAGGAAATATATTGATGAATTATATATTCAAATATTAAGAGAAGATATAATATTTGGAAGCAACAATATAGAGCcatttttgaagaaaatcaTAAAGAGAGATCAAGTTCCAAGTTCAGTAATTTAAGGTCGGAGAATAACACATTACAATATTGGGTTTGAAAACTTCAATTGGATTATTAGTCctaatttaatttgattgaCCTTATGAATCATTGATGATTGGCATGAATAAATTTTAGATTATCCGTtcatgatgatttgttttgaaaaatgattgaagaaattgcGACATTCAAAGTTCCTATTCATTTGGAATGaagattttagaatttaagcGAAACTGAGGATGAGTTTCATTCAAGTGAATGGATCtgatttaattattattgtcaattaattgttgatatttttttatgaaattttcctAATTTTAGAAGTTACTTTTTTATTCCCATAATAGTAGATGTTTTTAGTACTTTCTTAATAtaattagagtttttttttttttttttttccctttttctatgGCACTGTATCAGTTAGAATACGTTTGTAAGaatattttaactaaaaaaaaatggaaaataagtTTCTAAAACTTTTATAGAGGCTTGcaatgtataaaataaaaataaaagtataatatattaataaaattttaatcatattATTGTTAGATTCTAGAGTTCATCCTTATGAATTCAAGTAGccctttatatataatttttagagGTTACATATAGCTAAAATGACATCTAGCTTAATTACTAAGGTTTATATTCTACGTCATTTACACTGCATTTGGTTAGGGTGAAAATAGGGGGATTAAAAATGGGGGAGAGAAACTAAAGAAAACTAAGGGTATGTTTGATAACTGTTTTTTCgcccttattttctttttcaaaaataattttttatttttgagactaaaaaatttgtttg is a genomic window containing:
- the LOC142632486 gene encoding uncharacterized protein LOC142632486, with the protein product MSFLLKTIEIPRKWIQSKGEKWIQSKPCHFVFFLFVLLFLAMIPAIPKPPIDRMLLPSSVKYQSAPVNVPVMSQPMRSLHEFDDVNDDVDGEMLPPHEIVVRAQSPMLACSVLRRVRKGRDLRWVRNAVWRRTDDSRPPIAPHEILCRSFPTTLKGAAREWFTKLPTSSIDSFKQLGSTFLRHFIGGQRPRRPANHLLTIKQGEKETLRLYVKRFTRETLEVGEADDKVQLTTFKAGLKSREFVVSLVKNTPKTMAEMLLKVQKYMNAKDALAAIKDVEKTEEKGKREDDLKGRKREHPDHWSIDRNKRRDERTLRMIKDEHYFKWPRPLHSSLNIRDKNKYFRFHKDHNHYTEDCRDLKEQIEELIRKEKLQKYVKKGEPSRFREGNKRQHESSSKNSVHPFQPPQDVIGEIKTIAGGPLRRTNQDISFNEEDARGVKQPYNDPLVIMLMIKGFNTKRILVDNGSSADIIYLPAFQQLKLDPGRQRPFDSPLVRFSGDRVYPKGIVTLTMTVGTYLRQLTCQLDFLVVDCPSSYNVIIGRPTLNWWKSATPTYCLKVKFPTENGVGEVKRDQILARECYQAVLVQMRTIHG